One Aerococcus urinaeequi DNA segment encodes these proteins:
- the floA gene encoding flotillin-like protein FloA (flotillin-like protein involved in membrane lipid rafts): protein MSSSYGNDTSIWGILVLAIIILVVLTLFFTFVPVGLWVTAYFSGVKVGIGDLVGMRLRRVNPNNIIKPLIKATKAGLTIDLNDLEAHYLAGGDINMVVDALIAAQRANIDLEFEQAAAIDLAGRDVFEAVQVSVNPKVIETPIISAVAMNGIEVRAKAKVTVRANIERLVGGAGEPTIIARVGEGIVTTVGSAATHSVVLENPDAISQTILRKGLDSGTAFEILSIDIADVDVGRNIGAKLQAEQAEADKRIAQAKAEERRAMAVAQEQENIAKTQEMRAKVVEAQSQVPEALAEAFRNGKIGVMDYYNMQNIQADTKMRESLSEGDSEHNSGDQ, encoded by the coding sequence ATGAGTAGTTCGTATGGAAATGACACAAGTATTTGGGGAATTTTGGTTTTAGCGATTATTATTCTAGTCGTTTTAACTTTATTCTTTACCTTTGTGCCAGTTGGCCTTTGGGTAACAGCTTATTTCTCTGGTGTTAAGGTGGGGATTGGCGATTTAGTCGGAATGCGGCTACGTCGTGTAAATCCAAATAACATTATCAAACCTTTGATTAAAGCTACAAAAGCTGGGTTAACTATTGACTTAAATGATTTAGAGGCCCACTATTTAGCAGGTGGGGATATCAATATGGTCGTGGATGCCTTAATCGCAGCGCAACGTGCCAATATTGACCTAGAATTTGAACAAGCTGCAGCCATAGACTTAGCAGGTCGTGACGTATTTGAAGCCGTTCAAGTGTCAGTAAATCCTAAAGTAATTGAAACACCGATTATTTCAGCGGTTGCGATGAACGGTATTGAAGTGCGTGCGAAGGCGAAAGTAACTGTACGCGCTAATATTGAACGTTTGGTTGGGGGTGCTGGTGAACCTACTATTATCGCCCGTGTTGGTGAAGGTATCGTCACAACTGTTGGTTCAGCAGCGACACATTCAGTAGTTTTGGAAAACCCAGATGCAATTTCACAGACTATTTTGCGAAAAGGGCTAGACTCTGGGACAGCTTTTGAAATCCTATCGATTGATATTGCGGACGTTGATGTAGGTCGTAATATCGGGGCTAAACTACAAGCAGAGCAAGCTGAAGCGGATAAACGAATTGCCCAAGCGAAAGCTGAAGAGCGTCGTGCGATGGCCGTTGCCCAAGAGCAAGAAAATATTGCGAAAACGCAAGAAATGCGTGCGAAAGTTGTGGAAGCACAGTCTCAAGTACCAGAAGCCTTAGCTGAGGCCTTTAGAAACGGTAAAATCGGGGTAATGGACTACTACAATATGCAAAATATTCAAGCAGATACGAAGATGCGCGAAAGTCTTTCTGAAGGAGATTCTGAACACAATTCAGGTGATCAATAA
- a CDS encoding NfeD family protein, with the protein METVLFSIGILAIIAGMMTRHYMLGGIVGAGSFLLYFGLYDNGSWLSLMLFALGTVLIISEVFLPTYGILGVVGLLIGAWGLMGQTADIGDAVVDLTIGVVVGIVAFYILVKLGYRIPFNDQIVLNTSLNRERGYQSQSVSVADYVSQEAVTLTPLRPTGKATFSDGNILEVMSDNEVIGSDERVVVVRIRNNQLLVRRVNHE; encoded by the coding sequence ATGGAGACAGTATTATTTTCCATTGGTATCCTAGCCATTATCGCTGGAATGATGACGCGTCATTATATGCTTGGAGGCATTGTGGGTGCGGGATCTTTCTTATTGTATTTTGGTTTGTATGACAATGGGTCTTGGTTGTCACTGATGCTTTTTGCTTTAGGGACAGTCTTGATTATTTCCGAAGTATTTTTACCTACTTACGGGATATTGGGTGTCGTAGGTTTGTTGATCGGTGCCTGGGGATTGATGGGACAGACTGCTGATATCGGCGACGCGGTAGTAGATTTAACGATTGGTGTTGTTGTGGGTATCGTGGCCTTTTATATTTTAGTTAAGTTGGGTTACCGGATTCCTTTTAATGATCAAATTGTACTGAATACATCTTTGAATCGGGAGCGAGGTTATCAATCGCAGAGTGTGTCTGTGGCGGATTATGTTTCGCAAGAGGCTGTGACGCTCACGCCACTGAGACCGACTGGGAAGGCAACTTTCTCGGACGGGAATATCTTGGAAGTGATGAGTGACAATGAAGTGATTGGTAGTGATGAACGGGTGGTTGTTGTGAGGATTCGTAACAATCAATTATTAGTAAGGAGAGTGAACCATGAGTAG